The following are encoded together in the Capsulimonas corticalis genome:
- a CDS encoding type II secretion system protein — translation MASKKLRLPMQELGKDMSPQITVSRIPPKQTPNGARNTRRGRTFGFTLIELLVVISVIAILAGLLFPAFVKAREKARQMACMSNMRQLGIAVMQYVQDSDEEMPAAADNTWGANIHGGWIFYKAYPATTPGAYDPSQGSLYPYVRNKGVFICTDDTVGQKSGDSYAINACVDKGKVVNGLRIGRHLSAFDNPSSWMLFGEENFGDDGAGDNTAGSTNDGYFDWMTDGLSQRHSEGQNINYIDGHAKWHLVSDIIANQMVTGGSDPTITCTLDDHQ, via the coding sequence TTGGCGTCGAAGAAGCTACGGCTGCCGATGCAGGAATTAGGGAAAGATATGTCTCCGCAAATTACCGTCTCACGCATTCCGCCCAAGCAGACGCCGAATGGCGCTCGGAATACACGTCGGGGCCGCACTTTCGGTTTTACGCTGATCGAACTGCTCGTTGTGATCTCTGTCATCGCGATTCTCGCTGGCCTGCTCTTTCCAGCCTTTGTTAAGGCGCGCGAAAAGGCTCGCCAGATGGCGTGTATGTCGAACATGAGACAGTTGGGAATCGCCGTGATGCAATACGTGCAGGATAGCGACGAGGAAATGCCCGCCGCTGCGGACAACACCTGGGGCGCGAATATACACGGCGGATGGATCTTCTACAAGGCGTATCCCGCGACAACGCCAGGAGCCTACGATCCATCGCAGGGGAGCTTGTACCCCTATGTGCGCAATAAGGGAGTCTTCATCTGCACTGATGACACCGTAGGGCAGAAGTCTGGGGATTCTTATGCCATCAACGCCTGTGTTGATAAGGGGAAGGTCGTCAATGGATTAAGAATTGGCCGACATCTCTCCGCTTTCGACAATCCTTCTTCATGGATGCTATTTGGAGAAGAGAACTTTGGAGATGATGGCGCTGGGGATAATACTGCGGGATCAACCAACGATGGCTATTTCGATTGGATGACTGACGGTCTCTCCCAGCGCCACTCCGAAGGTCAGAACATTAATTATATCGATGGTCATGCGAAATGGCATCTGGTGTCCGATATCATCGCGAACCAAATGGTTACTGGCGGGAGTGATCCTACGATCACGTGTACGCTGGACGATCACCAGTAA
- a CDS encoding DUF1573 domain-containing protein codes for MSTRISIVLLIAVSLLFGVGIAFKMRGHEKPAVEVAGGTVYDVGTIPADHPLTHAFRLSNPHSFPVGLSIVTTGCECTTASVSAPVIPPHGQADVTLNVKLEDTKEISSGGCFATTHGDQKVETWLLLTGHVGTEQKILNSGQK; via the coding sequence ATGAGCACTCGGATTTCAATAGTGCTTCTGATCGCCGTTTCGTTGCTTTTTGGAGTCGGCATTGCCTTTAAAATGCGTGGCCATGAAAAGCCTGCGGTGGAAGTCGCAGGAGGAACCGTTTATGACGTAGGGACCATTCCTGCTGACCATCCGCTAACCCACGCCTTTCGACTGAGCAATCCTCATTCATTTCCTGTGGGCCTGTCGATTGTCACGACAGGATGCGAATGTACGACCGCCAGCGTGTCTGCTCCCGTTATTCCTCCACACGGACAGGCGGACGTGACGCTGAATGTGAAGCTTGAAGATACGAAGGAGATTTCATCTGGTGGGTGTTTCGCGACGACGCATGGAGACCAGAAAGTTGAAACGTGGCTCTTGCTTACTGGGCATGTGGGCACAGAACAAAAAATCCTGAATTCAGGGCAAAAATAA
- a CDS encoding transglycosylase domain-containing protein yields MLGVTSILSFLVLMTFSQSSLALWLRENGLYPMLAIIALSLSWASILGSAQGQSASRAHNQLHLIVVATSLFTLCFFPQEDEGAALLRQNVGMTALPQWGVLVVLILGASSLASWRLSPEDNWILESQERQISIVIPNAFLGTARFVLLMMGLGAVTISVIFAAGGLIRFLLLLVLCATGCGVYRCLPGREKWRAATFLIDGNQDQIGRINLFAGAAGALYGLLGYCQAATVLTYNNTGARIWWFAFAAGTLAILAYSFVGMCERQHVAVDPQSLTSVKVRLRQRLEPVSLVAALPRINSLWRRPIAIFRWLRRKIHSGTLQSSQQQRRAFQVFVFRDVAIPHSTVQPLDGSAAKESSRTSRTDKTAILGRIAFGGALVWLCLKDWLTSNVRDYPYSSSLGVSLAVLAAVVAVRTVRRPAAWRDLLLAVATCSLIGLHAQAGLPAVAVLSLALPSLFTESDRLTSGSVSRLSYLPYALAALAGGAAIILDPAVEISGGAGWTSIALVACCLGAMLWSGRAFGQRITPPYWGTIAVFVLCGALYVFRTYLAAEAWNTDQSVREMLAGTGLRTSGGSPGSISSFIAQEGWIFWGILGLLLVDALCRSWDALMKASCDARLTAGADTRRPDQRLRANHDAQALAASAVTTLVALLAFGRIANNTSGVWVLALCIASLAISGVTSRQSSARAFRVLFPIPFRKPHLAIGAICVLAPVVWFCALWGIAWSMTGSGSPIGVAAFVPWSSMPGTLQNALPSGMPAAVSRQDEHDIFRQAFGSRIQMSPRMAVTIARRVVGGDRRRNPFTIISSTVLASMISTLIPEARIKELYLNDRDYGAPTGGLEQASQYYFHKRPEALSTSDALFLLGRQPLDTDSSPRFQRRWEASAYTSAEATQYQCQVFNPIPDMQFMIHDGGINQQGLVASYVVTHSNTRPYLWRNGRFEMLETLTREGNGAAVKVNDAGQAVGWSNPENGADHAALWDRNGAVRDLGTLPGFTNSRAEAINDKGQVVGYAFNSTAEADSPIENSSRAVLWEDGHMKDLGVLPNCVSSRAYAINDAGQIAGWVLTVDGRTHAMVWEDGVMNDIGVFGDGHVSVANAMNNAGQVVGSADHADGSVTAFLWENGVLHDLGALPGDVYSRALGVNDAGQVIGESRPDNQIAYPGGRPFLWDSAHGMRDLIPLLVVDPARQKKMAHSCLALSINNSGEVLGLNRESERGQCQFVLSPITAPASRSLSHPANPLKITPKSHSQKK; encoded by the coding sequence TTGCTGGGCGTCACCAGTATTCTAAGTTTCCTGGTTCTCATGACGTTCAGCCAATCGAGTCTGGCGTTATGGTTGCGAGAGAATGGCCTCTATCCAATGCTTGCCATCATCGCACTCAGTCTGTCCTGGGCGTCGATTTTGGGATCGGCGCAGGGGCAATCGGCGTCTCGCGCCCATAATCAGCTCCATCTGATCGTCGTCGCGACATCGTTGTTCACATTGTGTTTCTTCCCCCAAGAAGATGAAGGAGCGGCGCTTTTACGACAAAATGTCGGCATGACGGCGTTGCCACAGTGGGGTGTGCTTGTAGTGCTCATCTTGGGCGCGTCCAGCCTCGCTTCCTGGCGTCTCTCCCCTGAAGACAACTGGATATTGGAATCGCAGGAGCGACAGATTTCGATTGTGATTCCCAATGCTTTTCTTGGAACAGCTCGTTTCGTTCTGCTTATGATGGGGTTGGGAGCAGTGACGATCTCCGTCATTTTTGCGGCAGGCGGTTTAATACGCTTTCTTTTATTGCTGGTCTTGTGTGCGACGGGCTGTGGAGTTTACAGATGTCTTCCTGGGCGAGAGAAATGGCGAGCAGCCACATTCCTGATCGACGGTAATCAGGATCAGATAGGTAGGATAAATCTCTTTGCAGGAGCAGCAGGTGCGCTATATGGGTTGCTCGGGTATTGCCAGGCTGCAACTGTCCTTACATATAACAACACAGGAGCGCGGATATGGTGGTTTGCTTTCGCGGCGGGAACTTTGGCGATTCTTGCTTATTCATTCGTGGGTATGTGCGAGCGACAGCATGTCGCCGTGGATCCACAATCACTGACGAGCGTCAAGGTTCGCTTGCGGCAGCGTTTAGAGCCAGTCTCCTTGGTCGCAGCATTGCCGCGAATCAACTCGTTGTGGCGCAGACCCATTGCGATCTTCCGATGGTTACGTCGGAAAATCCATAGTGGTACTCTCCAGTCTTCTCAGCAGCAGAGACGCGCTTTTCAAGTCTTTGTATTCCGCGATGTCGCTATTCCGCACTCCACAGTCCAGCCTTTAGACGGGTCTGCGGCGAAGGAGAGTTCGCGAACTTCGAGAACGGATAAGACAGCAATTCTTGGGAGAATAGCGTTCGGGGGCGCCCTGGTCTGGCTGTGCTTGAAGGATTGGCTGACATCAAATGTACGAGACTATCCTTATAGCAGCTCGCTGGGCGTGAGCCTCGCCGTTCTTGCTGCCGTAGTTGCCGTCCGCACGGTGCGCAGACCCGCAGCCTGGCGGGATCTACTTCTTGCCGTGGCGACATGTTCCTTGATCGGATTGCACGCTCAGGCGGGCCTCCCAGCGGTCGCCGTGTTGTCGCTTGCTCTGCCTTCGCTCTTTACCGAAAGTGACCGCCTCACCAGCGGTTCCGTGTCGAGGCTTTCTTACTTACCTTACGCTCTGGCGGCGCTGGCTGGCGGCGCGGCGATCATACTCGATCCAGCGGTCGAAATTTCTGGCGGGGCGGGATGGACCAGCATTGCGCTGGTCGCATGCTGTCTAGGAGCTATGTTGTGGTCAGGGAGAGCATTTGGACAACGCATCACGCCGCCCTATTGGGGAACTATCGCGGTATTCGTGCTTTGCGGTGCGCTATATGTCTTCCGTACATACCTTGCCGCCGAGGCGTGGAATACGGATCAGAGTGTCCGAGAGATGCTTGCTGGAACGGGTCTGAGAACTTCGGGAGGTTCGCCTGGGTCCATTTCCTCCTTCATTGCTCAGGAGGGATGGATTTTCTGGGGGATCCTTGGCCTGCTGCTTGTGGATGCACTGTGCCGAAGCTGGGATGCCCTGATGAAGGCGTCATGTGACGCGCGCCTGACTGCGGGGGCTGATACTCGTCGCCCCGATCAGCGCTTACGCGCCAACCACGACGCCCAGGCTCTTGCAGCCAGCGCAGTCACGACGCTCGTTGCGCTGCTGGCGTTCGGGCGGATCGCGAACAACACTTCAGGTGTGTGGGTGCTGGCGTTGTGCATCGCCTCGCTGGCGATCTCTGGCGTTACTTCGAGGCAGTCATCGGCGCGGGCCTTTCGTGTCTTATTCCCCATTCCTTTCCGAAAGCCTCATTTGGCGATTGGCGCGATTTGCGTTCTGGCGCCTGTCGTCTGGTTTTGCGCTTTGTGGGGGATCGCGTGGTCGATGACTGGCTCTGGCTCCCCAATCGGCGTCGCCGCATTCGTCCCGTGGAGCTCAATGCCTGGAACGCTGCAAAACGCGCTGCCAAGTGGCATGCCCGCTGCTGTGTCCCGTCAAGATGAGCACGATATTTTTCGCCAGGCTTTTGGATCGCGTATTCAAATGTCGCCGCGAATGGCTGTTACGATTGCGCGGCGAGTCGTCGGAGGTGATCGACGGCGGAATCCGTTCACAATAATATCATCAACAGTTCTGGCTTCCATGATCAGCACCCTCATTCCCGAAGCGCGCATCAAAGAGCTGTATTTAAACGACCGTGATTATGGAGCGCCAACAGGCGGTCTCGAACAAGCAAGCCAATATTACTTCCACAAGCGGCCAGAGGCGCTCTCCACGTCGGACGCGCTTTTTCTCCTGGGGCGTCAGCCGCTGGATACGGATTCCTCTCCAAGGTTTCAGCGCAGATGGGAGGCGTCGGCGTACACTTCCGCTGAAGCGACGCAATATCAATGTCAGGTATTCAATCCAATTCCCGACATGCAGTTTATGATACATGACGGAGGAATCAATCAGCAAGGATTGGTCGCTTCGTATGTGGTGACCCACAGCAACACGCGGCCCTATCTCTGGAGAAATGGGCGATTTGAGATGCTGGAGACGTTGACTCGCGAAGGGAATGGCGCGGCGGTTAAGGTGAATGACGCAGGTCAGGCTGTCGGCTGGTCTAACCCTGAGAATGGGGCAGACCACGCCGCCCTTTGGGATAGGAATGGCGCGGTTCGTGACCTGGGAACGCTGCCAGGATTTACGAATAGCCGTGCTGAGGCGATCAACGACAAAGGACAGGTCGTTGGCTACGCTTTCAACAGTACGGCGGAAGCAGACTCGCCAATTGAAAACTCTTCCCGCGCGGTCCTCTGGGAAGATGGTCATATGAAAGACCTTGGGGTTTTACCGAACTGCGTCAGCAGCCGAGCCTATGCCATTAACGATGCTGGTCAGATCGCAGGCTGGGTACTAACCGTCGATGGCCGAACACATGCGATGGTGTGGGAGGATGGCGTCATGAACGATATCGGTGTGTTCGGGGATGGGCATGTGAGCGTCGCGAATGCAATGAATAACGCTGGACAGGTGGTTGGATCCGCCGACCACGCTGACGGCTCCGTCACGGCGTTTCTTTGGGAGAATGGCGTTCTGCACGATTTGGGAGCGCTTCCTGGTGATGTCTACTCCCGAGCCCTGGGAGTGAACGACGCTGGACAGGTGATCGGCGAGAGCCGCCCCGACAACCAGATCGCCTACCCTGGCGGCAGACCCTTTCTATGGGACAGCGCTCATGGCATGCGAGACTTGATCCCCTTGCTGGTCGTGGATCCCGCGCGTCAGAAGAAGATGGCCCACTCTTGCTTGGCGCTGTCAATTAACAATAGCGGCGAGGTTCTTGGGCTCAACAGAGAGAGTGAGCGTGGACAATGCCAGTTTGTCCTCTCGCCAATCACGGCGCCCGCATCGCGATCTTTATCGCATCCCGCCAATCCGCTGAAGATCACGCCGAAGAGTCATTCCCAGAAGAAGTGA
- a CDS encoding discoidin domain-containing protein, whose product MKTSPRRSRFGEARPRYDVTTTPKEGVEQPPLPGKPKPSSPKTVLGEALAWILRPFVFVLTLAWLWIRKPIILLVLFICGGVYVMIRLRPPTIDGPALPMTGWKATAYPSSDMAHGAIDGKSQAPWTTQGAQGPTNWFAVDMKRPQKFHQIVLDTGGDANAYPRGYAVYLSADGDHWGSSVVRGEGQAPITIIALGPQTARYVKVVQTRQGVTDPWTLSSFTLH is encoded by the coding sequence ATGAAGACATCGCCTCGAAGATCACGTTTCGGCGAAGCGCGCCCGCGATATGACGTTACGACGACTCCAAAAGAGGGAGTCGAACAGCCGCCTCTGCCAGGCAAACCCAAGCCGTCTTCCCCGAAGACCGTTCTTGGAGAGGCGCTGGCGTGGATTCTGCGGCCATTCGTGTTCGTACTGACTCTGGCCTGGCTCTGGATACGCAAACCCATCATCCTTCTTGTTCTGTTTATCTGCGGAGGTGTGTATGTGATGATACGACTGCGTCCACCGACAATTGACGGTCCCGCCCTGCCGATGACAGGCTGGAAGGCGACTGCCTATCCCTCCTCCGACATGGCACATGGCGCGATTGACGGAAAGTCACAGGCTCCTTGGACAACGCAGGGCGCTCAGGGGCCAACGAACTGGTTTGCCGTGGATATGAAACGCCCGCAGAAGTTTCATCAGATCGTGCTGGATACGGGGGGTGACGCCAATGCGTATCCGCGCGGCTATGCCGTCTATCTCTCAGCTGACGGCGACCATTGGGGAAGCTCAGTGGTTCGTGGCGAGGGTCAGGCCCCGATCACGATCATCGCACTCGGCCCCCAAACGGCCCGCTACGTCAAAGTGGTGCAAACGCGCCAGGGTGTCACCGATCCTTGGACACTCTCGTCGTTCACGCTCCATTAA
- a CDS encoding type II secretion system protein produces MSTNSRRGSHTAEVGFTLIHTLISVAAVSVLGAILLARLKPSPQITCASNMRRLGLGLAQYVQDNDQCFPPKFFEGPQGWAGRIYPYVKSAAPYKCPDDLGLASGGAVPVSYGINANLIDQFSKLKAPASTVMLFEVGGVQVDVRKADEGSNQWKVQPASKMLSPCGFGLLASNQGRPYGQWGEGAHITYATGNLGERKGIDSGADNTPRHGGGSNFLGADGHVSYLLGGQVSSGTDGRSGNAQDHLKADQAAATDQMYLSDGATPVQMTFSTQ; encoded by the coding sequence ATGTCCACAAATTCTCGGCGCGGATCGCATACCGCCGAAGTCGGTTTTACTCTCATCCATACCCTGATCTCCGTCGCCGCCGTTTCGGTTCTCGGCGCTATTCTCCTCGCGCGTTTGAAGCCTTCTCCGCAGATCACCTGCGCCTCCAATATGCGCCGCCTCGGGCTGGGGTTGGCGCAGTATGTTCAGGACAATGACCAATGCTTTCCACCAAAGTTTTTTGAGGGGCCGCAGGGCTGGGCTGGACGTATTTACCCTTACGTGAAATCTGCCGCGCCTTACAAGTGTCCCGACGACCTCGGGCTTGCTAGTGGAGGCGCCGTTCCTGTCTCTTATGGGATCAATGCGAATCTGATCGACCAGTTCTCCAAGCTCAAGGCGCCCGCCAGCACGGTCATGCTGTTTGAGGTCGGCGGCGTACAGGTTGATGTGAGAAAGGCCGATGAAGGCAGCAATCAGTGGAAGGTCCAGCCCGCCAGCAAAATGCTCTCGCCGTGCGGATTTGGGCTGCTCGCCAGCAATCAAGGGCGTCCCTACGGCCAGTGGGGGGAGGGAGCCCACATCACCTACGCCACGGGCAATTTGGGCGAACGCAAAGGGATCGATTCTGGAGCCGACAATACTCCCCGCCACGGCGGCGGCTCGAATTTCTTGGGAGCGGATGGACATGTGTCGTACCTTCTTGGCGGGCAGGTTTCCAGCGGTACGGACGGAAGGTCGGGGAATGCTCAAGATCATCTGAAGGCTGATCAGGCGGCAGCAACGGATCAGATGTATCTCTCCGATGGCGCGACACCTGTGCAGATGACGTTCAGCACTCAATGA